In Sceloporus undulatus isolate JIND9_A2432 ecotype Alabama chromosome 7, SceUnd_v1.1, whole genome shotgun sequence, one DNA window encodes the following:
- the PRR22 gene encoding proline-rich protein 22: MQQSKIFYPQHEPYPPRTIDRPDAQLNRPFPAFVLPENLAAVGVPNLFHPPNQEKEIFGTPPAGFHMAPCGCFFDPRIYRIEWATANFVQPSIYKLSGGPVPQNTYLLDSQKYVPYHPAYQPVAATNTSPYVLPFFKPEGPPPATAPHLTDPAGGLLGPSAHLSPFVDPPRLHPAEGLGQSDVHKPPATFPRPSLIQAAGAYESLEPGQDPSFQVFQSFSVEEDTELKEGPTGQDFTEKNTPVPKNHLDEGSTLGPPYVQATTEAETCPDVAAIVPEDQDESFDLPDKVLLEVAMKLFDCSPVNSDTETSLDGFSQRPQEESGLSGEDSSSDIRSLNLPDELLSFDYSVPEILSTVTSLDYLYNVNAFGEESPWESRPSSAQPPLKNPESHPEPEEKNTSKAPAGKPKQGLNPSSNGEGPEPELALHIG, translated from the exons GGGTGCCCAACCTGTTCCATCCCCCAAATCAAGAGAAAGAGATTTTCGGGACGCCCCCGGCAG GCTTCCACATGGCTCCCTGCGGGTGCTTTTTTGACCCCAGGATCTACCGCATCGAGTGGGCAACGGCCAACTTCGTCCAGCCCTCCATCTACAAACTCTCCGGTGGGCCGGTCCCACAGAACACGTACCTCCTGGACAGTCAGAAATATGTCCCCTACCACCCGGCCTACCAACCCGTGGCCGCCACCAACACCTCCCCTTACGTCTTGCCTTTCTTCAAACCCGAGGGGCCTCCTCCAGCCACTGCCCCTCACTTGACGGACCCTGCGGGCGGCCTCCTTGGCCCCTCTGCCCACCTCTCCCCCTTCGTGGACCCCCCTCGCCTCCACCCGGCTGAGGGTCTCGGGCAAAGTGACGTCCACAAGCCCCCAGCCACCTTTCCCAGACCAAGCCTGATCCAGGCCGCAGGGGCCTATGAATCTCTGGAGCCTGGTCAGGATCCGTCCTTCCAAGTCTTCCAAAGTTTCTCTGTGGAGGAAGACACGGAGCTCAAAGAAGGCCCCACAGGCCAGGATTTTACTGAGAAGAACACACCGGTGCCAAAGAACCACCTGGACGAAGGAAGCACACTTGGGCCGCCATATGTCCAAGCCACAACAGAAGCAGAGACTTGTCCAGATGTGGCCGCCATTGTGCCAGAAGACCAGGACGAGTCCTTTGACCTTCCCGACAAGGTCCTTTTGGAAGTGGCCATGAAACTCTTCGACTGTTCCCCGGTGAACTCAGACACGGAGACGTCCCTCGACGGCTTCAGCCAGCGGCCTCAGGAAGAGAGTGGCCTCTCAGGTGAAGACTCCTCGAGCGACATCCGTTCCCTCAACCTGCCCGACGAACTCTTGTCTTTTGACTACAGCGTGCCGGAAATCCTCAGCACCGTCACGAGCCTGGATTACCTCTACAACGTGAACGCTTTCGGGGAGGAATCACCCTGGGAGAGCCGCCCGTCCTCTGCTCAGCCTCCGCTCAAGAACCCAGAGTCCCATCCGGAGCCCGAGGAGAAAAACACCAGCAAAGCGCCGGCCGGCAAACCCAAACAGGGACTCAACCCGAGCAGCAACGGGGAAGGCCCCGAACCAGAGCTGGCCTTGCACATCGGCTAG